In the Deltaproteobacteria bacterium genome, CTAGTCAAACTCTTTCTAACCCAGTATCCATGGGCACCGCAAGTATTTTTTTGACTAGAATCCCTAGTTTTTTATGCAACTACAGGGTAAAATCCAGAGGAGGCGTGGGATGACTAAGAGAATAACACAAATAAACAACATCGGTTTTGTGTCCACCAGAATTGCCGGCACTGACGGGGTATCGCTTGAGACGGGGAAATGGGCAGAAGTGCTCGAAGAACTAGGGCATTCATGCTTCTATTTTGCAGGAGAATTGGACAGGCCCGAAGAGCGATGTATGTTGTGCCCCAAGGCTCATTTCAATCATCCGGAGATATCCTCAATCAGTGACGCCGTTTTTGGAAAGATCACCCGTTCGGAAGATGTAACAGAGCGGATCCGCACAGTAAAACGAGAACTGACCTACGACGTAAGGAGCTTTATCAGAACGTTCCAAATCGATATCATGATTGTGGAAAACGCTTTTGCTATTCCCATGAACATACCTTTAGGACTTGCTCTCACAGATGTTGTTGCGGAAACCGCAATACCCACAGTAGCCCACAACCACGATTTCTTTTGGGAGCGGAAGCGTTTTTTGGTGAATTCTGTCTGGGGTTACTTGAATAAAGCCTTTCCACCCCGGCATCCCTTTATCCGGCAGGTCGTGATCAATTCTGAGGCAAGGTCCCAGCTTGCTTTCAGACGAGGCGCCGCTGCTATTATTATTCCAAACGTAATGAATTACGCAAAACCGCCGCCGCCGCCAGACGATTATGCGTGTGATGTTCGAGAAGCCTTTGATGTGGCTGAAGACCAGTACCTCATTCTTCAGCCAACACGTAT is a window encoding:
- a CDS encoding glycosyltransferase family 4 protein, translating into MTKRITQINNIGFVSTRIAGTDGVSLETGKWAEVLEELGHSCFYFAGELDRPEERCMLCPKAHFNHPEISSISDAVFGKITRSEDVTERIRTVKRELTYDVRSFIRTFQIDIMIVENAFAIPMNIPLGLALTDVVAETAIPTVAHNHDFFWERKRFLVNSVWGYLNKAFPPRHPFIRQVVINSEARSQLAFRRGAAAIIIPNVMNYAKPPPPPDDYACDVREAFDVAEDQYLILQPTRIVQRKGIEHAIELVNGLRRKGLSAKLVISHGGDDEGGAYERRLREYSKLMEVDTLFISDLIGDERGKTADGRKVYRLFDVYPHADLVTYPSSYEGFGNAFLEAVYFKKPILVNTYSIYQHDIKPKGFKMIEMDEYISEETVDQVVHTLENKSWASKMAEHNYSVAKRFYSYVNLRRKLKFVLSDFFGEE